A region from the Arthrobacter gengyunqii genome encodes:
- the ssb gene encoding single-stranded DNA-binding protein produces MSDTITVRGYVATDVRSTTADSGLAIAGFRMCTTERRYDRDTGSWTDGQTNWFSVSLFRQLAANAAFSVHKGDRVIVTGRLKVRQWVSDDGRSGTSVDIDAESVGHDLMWGTANYRRNVQDRSAGSATGGEGNEDSTAEDSGTDDLPADLDLETGELAGTGTGTADTAEEAGDDLQDVLQGAAAADAGRGRGRMGG; encoded by the coding sequence ATGAGCGACACGATCACAGTCCGGGGATACGTTGCCACGGACGTTCGAAGCACCACTGCGGACAGCGGACTCGCCATTGCGGGATTCCGCATGTGCACCACGGAACGGCGCTATGACCGGGACACCGGAAGTTGGACCGACGGCCAAACGAACTGGTTTTCGGTTTCCCTTTTTCGCCAGCTGGCCGCCAACGCTGCGTTCAGCGTTCACAAAGGGGATCGGGTCATCGTGACCGGCAGGCTGAAGGTTCGGCAATGGGTCTCCGATGATGGACGAAGCGGAACCTCCGTAGACATTGATGCGGAGAGCGTGGGACATGACCTCATGTGGGGCACCGCCAACTATCGCCGCAACGTCCAGGACCGCTCCGCGGGCTCGGCCACCGGCGGTGAGGGCAACGAAGACTCAACCGCTGAGGACAGCGGAACCGATGATCTTCCAGCGGATCTGGATCTGGAAACCGGTGAACTGGCCGGGACCGGTACCGGGACCGCCGACACGGCGGAGGAAGCAGGGGATGACCTGCAGGATGTGCTTCAAGGTGCCGCGGCGGCCGATGCAGGCCGGGGGCGTGGCAGAATGGGCGGATGA
- a CDS encoding DUF4397 domain-containing protein, whose translation MRKTVTALAAAAGLTAAVGFMTPAAAADTAQLSVLHGIPDTTVDVYVNGALTLDDFTPGTLAGPLDLPSGSYDLAITAPDAADASAPIIGPVTVQMAAGGNYTAVANLDASGQPTANFYTNDLSTVAPGKAHLTVRHDAAAPAVDVLAGGTPVITGLENPDEETLAVDAGTISASVAAAGTTEPVIGPADLTLAEGTHTFVYAWGSLEDGNLALATQTIAGMESAPNAVPGALASDEGNGGALAAGAGAAVMLLVGAAAVARRKNSAAAARS comes from the coding sequence ATGCGTAAGACCGTGACCGCCCTCGCCGCAGCCGCAGGCTTGACTGCCGCAGTGGGATTCATGACCCCAGCCGCAGCAGCAGACACCGCCCAGCTCTCGGTTCTGCACGGGATACCCGACACAACAGTGGATGTGTACGTCAACGGGGCGCTGACGCTCGACGATTTCACCCCGGGCACCCTCGCCGGACCGCTTGACCTGCCGTCAGGCAGCTACGATCTGGCAATCACCGCCCCCGACGCCGCCGATGCCTCGGCACCGATTATTGGACCGGTCACAGTGCAGATGGCCGCCGGCGGAAACTACACCGCCGTAGCCAACCTGGATGCCTCCGGGCAGCCCACGGCAAACTTCTACACCAATGACCTGTCCACTGTCGCTCCGGGCAAGGCCCACCTGACCGTGCGCCACGACGCAGCAGCTCCTGCCGTGGATGTCCTGGCCGGCGGAACCCCCGTGATCACCGGATTGGAAAACCCGGATGAGGAGACCCTGGCGGTCGACGCCGGGACCATCTCCGCTTCCGTGGCCGCAGCGGGAACCACCGAGCCCGTGATCGGCCCGGCCGATCTGACCCTCGCCGAAGGCACCCACACCTTCGTGTACGCGTGGGGCTCACTGGAAGACGGCAACCTTGCCCTCGCCACCCAGACGATCGCAGGCATGGAATCCGCTCCGAACGCCGTTCCCGGTGCACTGGCGTCCGACGAAGGCAACGGCGGCGCATTGGCCGCAGGTGCAGGCGCAGCCGTCATGCTCCTGGTGGGCGCAGCTGCTGTGGCACGCCGCAAGAACTCGGCAGCTGCAGCCCGCAGCTAG
- a CDS encoding class F sortase, which yields MPRSAAGRRFRASAALLAALAAGTTACGNSADAPPETAPSTVSSSAPATGAAPVPAPSVPAPSAIPIRPAVPEAQTSIPAPVRIQVEGTGIDLEVIPVGVEDNGAMTLPDNHYQAGWYQYGPAPGAGSGSSVLAAHVDSRTEQLPIAGLKNVAAGTIITVTREDGSLQRYATEQVENIAKRSLDGHRLFDRTGEPRLKLVTCGGQWLEAQDDYEDNVVLTAAPVS from the coding sequence ATGCCCCGTTCAGCCGCCGGCCGCCGATTCCGGGCCAGTGCCGCTCTCCTCGCCGCGCTCGCGGCCGGAACCACCGCCTGCGGCAATTCGGCGGACGCACCACCGGAAACCGCCCCCTCGACTGTCAGCTCATCCGCACCGGCCACCGGCGCAGCGCCGGTTCCTGCACCTTCGGTACCCGCGCCGTCGGCCATCCCAATCCGCCCGGCGGTGCCGGAAGCCCAAACCAGCATCCCCGCACCGGTGAGGATCCAGGTCGAAGGGACGGGAATCGACCTCGAAGTGATTCCCGTTGGAGTGGAGGACAACGGAGCAATGACCCTTCCCGACAACCACTATCAAGCCGGCTGGTATCAATACGGTCCGGCTCCGGGTGCCGGCTCAGGATCCAGTGTGCTCGCAGCGCACGTGGATTCCCGCACCGAACAGCTCCCGATCGCCGGACTCAAAAACGTTGCGGCCGGCACCATCATCACGGTGACGCGTGAGGACGGTTCCCTCCAGCGGTACGCCACCGAACAGGTGGAGAACATTGCCAAGCGGAGCCTGGACGGCCACCGGCTGTTTGACCGCACCGGAGAACCACGGCTGAAACTGGTCACCTGCGGCGGCCAATGGCTCGAAGCACAGGACGACTACGAAGATAACGTGGTCCTGACCGCGGCACCGGTATCATAG
- a CDS encoding RNA polymerase sigma factor, with protein sequence MPFGSLEEDAGLDQAFASGDQSALAEAYRRFAPLIRSLALRRMTDSTAADDVVQEVFIRAWKYRASYSPERSSLVAWLVGIGRNVATGMGTSRAREENVRELAAAQHREESDDGAGNPDHVADRVVIEAELDRLGEPQGSILRLAFHSDLTHQQIADRLEMPLGTVKSHIRRSLVQLRQRLEVSDAAPAR encoded by the coding sequence ATGCCATTTGGTTCCCTGGAGGAGGACGCAGGCCTTGACCAGGCCTTCGCTTCCGGCGACCAAAGCGCGCTCGCTGAAGCCTACCGGCGGTTTGCGCCCCTGATCCGGTCCCTGGCTCTGCGGCGCATGACCGATTCCACTGCCGCCGACGACGTCGTGCAGGAGGTCTTCATCCGGGCCTGGAAGTACCGGGCCAGCTACTCCCCCGAGCGGTCAAGTCTCGTGGCCTGGCTGGTTGGCATCGGCCGCAACGTCGCGACCGGCATGGGAACGTCACGGGCCCGCGAAGAGAATGTGCGGGAACTGGCTGCCGCACAGCACCGCGAAGAGTCCGACGACGGAGCCGGCAACCCCGACCACGTCGCCGACAGGGTGGTCATCGAGGCGGAGTTGGACCGGTTGGGAGAACCGCAGGGTTCAATCCTCAGGCTGGCGTTTCACTCGGACCTGACCCACCAGCAGATCGCGGACCGGCTCGAAATGCCGCTGGGAACCGTTAAAAGCCATATACGCCGAAGTCTCGTCCAGTTGAGGCAAAGATTGGAGGTCAGTGATGCAGCACCTGCACGATGA
- a CDS encoding anti-sigma factor → MQHLHDDALTLLALGEEASDEEFAHLDLCPRCRADLGSFQRVVAAARLAGAADNGSADGGAAANGDGAAPVPESSDRGEPATTHQAPDSSVWENIHRELELDEHLRPDPLATPVSSSPSPPTDLPSSKPGAPAGSSAPVASLSAARQRRRRGPWLAAAAAAVVVGAAGTWGALRAVDPVPGPEVIASVDLSPLASYSDTGSAVVDRLPNGQRELVVTSSSNAAQGYREVWLLAPDAGSMVSLGTMDGTEGHFVLPEDLDLSQYPVVDISDEPYDGDPAHSGDSILRGKLDL, encoded by the coding sequence ATGCAGCACCTGCACGATGACGCGCTCACCCTCCTTGCTCTGGGTGAAGAAGCCAGCGATGAGGAGTTCGCCCACCTTGACCTCTGTCCGCGCTGCCGCGCGGACCTGGGGTCCTTCCAGCGGGTGGTGGCTGCCGCCCGTCTGGCCGGCGCTGCAGACAACGGCTCGGCAGACGGCGGCGCTGCAGCAAACGGCGACGGCGCTGCGCCGGTCCCTGAGTCTTCGGACCGCGGCGAACCGGCCACCACCCACCAGGCACCGGATTCCTCGGTGTGGGAGAACATTCACCGCGAACTGGAGCTCGACGAACACCTGCGTCCGGATCCGCTGGCAACACCCGTTTCCTCTTCTCCGTCGCCCCCGACGGATCTTCCGTCTTCCAAGCCCGGTGCGCCGGCCGGCTCCAGCGCGCCGGTGGCTTCCCTGTCCGCAGCCCGCCAACGGCGCCGCCGCGGGCCGTGGCTGGCGGCGGCGGCCGCCGCCGTCGTTGTTGGCGCAGCAGGCACGTGGGGTGCCCTGCGAGCGGTTGATCCTGTTCCCGGACCGGAGGTTATCGCTTCCGTGGATCTCTCGCCGCTGGCGTCATACTCAGATACCGGCAGCGCCGTGGTGGACCGGCTTCCAAACGGCCAGCGGGAGCTCGTGGTGACCTCCAGCAGCAACGCTGCCCAGGGCTACCGTGAGGTGTGGCTGCTCGCTCCGGATGCGGGGTCGATGGTTAGCCTGGGAACCATGGACGGCACCGAAGGCCACTTTGTGCTGCCGGAGGATTTGGACCTAAGCCAGTACCCCGTCGTGGATATTTCAGACGAGCCGTACGACGGCGATCCCGCGCATTCGGGTGATTCCATCCTGCGCGGGAAACTGGATCTTTAG
- a CDS encoding M50 family metallopeptidase has protein sequence MDTGAAGSIISAWFSKVANGFARGTPLEVDWTVLVLIVAGAAVLTVPRPTWRWFGLFVTFVHELGHAFAALMTGQMVKGIHLRFDHSGQMRSMGRSRLAAAWTGFWGYPVPAVVGALLVWAAFNGWAGFALSTGALVLLAALLFIRNAQGLVIACGCAGVSVLLVWFASPFAVSCITLGVGIALLAGAVRDWFNVLGVHTRRRRSLQSSDAFILYQRTGVPAVLWLAAFAVVIAASAAAALWWFRPAVG, from the coding sequence GTGGACACAGGGGCTGCCGGGTCGATCATCAGCGCATGGTTCTCCAAGGTGGCAAACGGTTTTGCCCGCGGAACCCCGCTGGAAGTGGATTGGACCGTTCTTGTGCTCATTGTCGCCGGGGCCGCCGTACTCACCGTTCCCCGGCCGACGTGGCGGTGGTTTGGCCTCTTCGTCACGTTTGTCCATGAGCTGGGGCATGCCTTTGCCGCTCTTATGACGGGACAGATGGTTAAGGGCATCCACCTGCGGTTCGACCACTCCGGGCAGATGCGCAGCATGGGCCGCAGCCGCCTTGCCGCAGCTTGGACCGGGTTCTGGGGCTATCCCGTACCCGCAGTCGTCGGTGCACTGCTGGTCTGGGCCGCCTTCAACGGCTGGGCAGGGTTTGCGCTGTCCACCGGGGCGCTGGTCCTGCTGGCAGCGCTGCTGTTCATCCGCAACGCGCAGGGGCTGGTAATCGCCTGTGGCTGCGCCGGCGTTTCGGTGCTGCTGGTCTGGTTTGCCTCGCCGTTTGCCGTCTCCTGCATCACCCTGGGTGTGGGCATCGCCCTGCTGGCGGGTGCCGTGCGCGACTGGTTCAACGTGCTTGGCGTCCATACCCGGCGCCGGCGTTCCCTGCAGAGCTCGGATGCCTTCATCCTCTACCAGCGCACCGGGGTGCCTGCCGTTCTCTGGCTGGCTGCCTTTGCCGTGGTTATCGCCGCATCGGCGGCCGCCGCCCTCTGGTGGTTCCGGCCGGCGGTTGGTTAG
- a CDS encoding DUF3224 domain-containing protein, producing the protein MTDGTEQVITADFDVSQWEPTPYQVEGTNSELSTVRAVKIFEGDIVGTSVADLIMAGNAVGAGYVCSEVFAGTIAGRTGTMVVQHWGLAEGTATASSGHIIPGSGTDGLAGIAGKAIFTQEPDGQHRLELRVTLPEDV; encoded by the coding sequence ATGACCGACGGAACAGAACAGGTAATTACGGCAGATTTTGATGTCTCGCAGTGGGAGCCCACCCCTTATCAGGTGGAAGGAACCAACAGTGAACTCTCGACGGTCCGGGCGGTGAAGATCTTTGAGGGGGACATCGTGGGGACAAGCGTTGCCGACCTCATTATGGCCGGAAATGCCGTGGGTGCCGGTTACGTCTGCTCCGAGGTTTTCGCTGGAACGATCGCCGGCCGGACGGGCACCATGGTTGTTCAGCATTGGGGGCTTGCCGAGGGCACGGCCACTGCGAGCTCCGGCCACATTATCCCCGGCTCCGGCACTGACGGGCTGGCCGGAATTGCCGGCAAGGCCATTTTCACGCAGGAACCCGACGGGCAGCACCGGTTGGAACTTCGGGTAACGCTGCCCGAAGACGTCTAA
- a CDS encoding glycosyltransferase family 87 protein, translating into MSQKMTRLPERFMRRKSLWICFAIVHLVFFAALSSLIFSGGVLSDINLYRRWAFEGINDGVWQGISGDWVYPIGALLPMLLAAVLGWGAYQVVWFAIFAALNAFAVAVISKPGTPSRYTASYWWLLITGLLGPVAVGRVDGLTAPLVIMGLLLLASRPVVASALLSVATWMKVWPAAVILAVLVASRRRLTLLATGAAVSALMAGIVIAGGGIHHLLSFVGAQGARGMQMEAPFTTPGLWQAILGGDSGAYIFEDKIINTREVRGALGEPVAALMMPLLAAAALAVVVLLIWALRRGADAGQLLIAGSLALVAAFIVFNKVGSPQFMLWLGAVVAVGVAWEGRSWHVPAILMLAIASLTTLVYPLFYAALYNDLNIGVALLLTVRNIALLVLFGWSLVRIVRLARAGGSRPLSAPEVRPETAP; encoded by the coding sequence ATGTCGCAGAAAATGACCCGTCTGCCGGAGCGCTTCATGCGCCGCAAATCGTTATGGATTTGCTTCGCAATTGTCCACTTGGTTTTCTTCGCGGCCTTGTCCTCACTGATATTTTCCGGCGGCGTCCTCAGCGACATCAATCTTTACCGCCGGTGGGCCTTCGAGGGTATTAATGACGGAGTCTGGCAGGGCATCAGCGGGGATTGGGTGTATCCGATCGGGGCGCTCCTGCCGATGCTTCTCGCGGCAGTCCTCGGCTGGGGGGCCTATCAGGTGGTGTGGTTTGCGATCTTCGCAGCACTGAACGCCTTCGCCGTGGCAGTGATCAGCAAACCCGGGACCCCGTCCCGGTATACGGCCTCCTACTGGTGGCTGCTCATTACCGGGCTGCTGGGACCCGTTGCGGTGGGCCGGGTGGACGGACTCACGGCTCCCCTGGTGATTATGGGACTCCTGCTGCTGGCCAGCCGCCCGGTGGTTGCGTCCGCCCTGCTGTCGGTTGCCACCTGGATGAAGGTCTGGCCCGCCGCGGTGATCCTGGCAGTGCTGGTGGCCTCGCGCCGGCGGCTGACGCTGCTGGCCACCGGAGCGGCAGTGTCCGCGCTGATGGCCGGGATTGTCATCGCCGGCGGCGGCATCCATCACCTGCTGTCTTTTGTCGGGGCCCAGGGTGCGCGCGGGATGCAGATGGAGGCGCCGTTCACCACCCCCGGCCTGTGGCAAGCCATCCTCGGCGGGGATTCCGGTGCCTACATCTTCGAGGACAAGATCATCAACACGCGTGAAGTGCGCGGGGCGCTCGGCGAGCCGGTGGCGGCCCTGATGATGCCGCTGCTCGCAGCCGCAGCCCTCGCCGTCGTCGTCCTGCTGATCTGGGCGCTTCGCCGGGGCGCCGACGCCGGCCAGCTGCTCATTGCCGGGTCGCTGGCACTGGTAGCCGCCTTCATCGTGTTCAACAAGGTGGGTTCGCCCCAGTTCATGCTGTGGCTTGGTGCCGTGGTGGCAGTCGGCGTGGCCTGGGAAGGCAGGAGCTGGCATGTCCCGGCCATCCTCATGCTGGCCATCGCTTCCCTGACCACCCTGGTGTACCCGCTGTTTTACGCCGCGCTCTACAACGACCTGAACATTGGGGTTGCCCTGCTGCTGACAGTCCGCAACATCGCGCTGCTGGTGCTCTTCGGCTGGTCGCTGGTGCGCATTGTCCGGCTGGCCAGGGCCGGCGGCAGCCGCCCGCTCAGCGCACCCGAAGTTCGCCCGGAGACGGCTCCGTAA
- the mptB gene encoding polyprenol phosphomannose-dependent alpha 1,6 mannosyltransferase MptB, whose translation MTAQVPATEPSSPGPEIAKANNPNVAIIQGLIGSLMMLAGSLGVGWLSLASYDLRRNPVIMWLRFEPEGAVLSVFLLALGGMLLVRSWLRLGQRITSWGPEARPVVLKATIAWAAPMCVALPLFSRDVFAYIAQGLVMVSGLDPYKDGYSQISNYVQIGADDLWAQSPTPYGPIFLWLEELVVRVTGGQPEYSILLFRLISLIGVALCVYYVPKLAELHNINPNRALWLTTANPLFLTTFIASIHNDALMIGLALAGLYLAATKRAIPGILLITLSVGIKPITLILLPFVGLMWAGKGASWPRKFLYWFMTAGISLGLLWILGIVNGLGFGWVGALSTPGSVWIWYAPVGFLGMLVATLGNALGLPGWTFADIVHTVGRVASLLIVFWQMFVGEYSKLVRRLALAFAAIVMLAPMIQSWYVVWLIPLFAVTGIRNDWQVKTLYLLVSFFMVYAISDQLDIWPYFDFSLSAARQIAAVIALGFALYLIFLDPKTKVLFQKKLTEPSPGELRVR comes from the coding sequence ATGACCGCCCAGGTCCCCGCGACCGAGCCCTCGTCTCCGGGCCCGGAGATAGCGAAAGCCAACAACCCCAACGTCGCGATCATCCAGGGCCTCATCGGTTCCCTCATGATGCTCGCCGGCTCGCTTGGTGTCGGCTGGCTGTCTCTGGCCTCGTACGACCTTCGCCGCAACCCGGTCATCATGTGGCTCCGGTTTGAGCCGGAGGGCGCAGTGCTCTCCGTGTTCCTGCTCGCCCTGGGCGGAATGCTCCTGGTCCGTTCGTGGCTGCGGCTGGGCCAGCGCATCACCTCGTGGGGACCGGAAGCCCGTCCGGTGGTGCTGAAGGCCACCATCGCCTGGGCCGCACCAATGTGCGTTGCGCTGCCGCTTTTCAGCCGCGACGTGTTTGCCTATATCGCCCAGGGCCTGGTCATGGTCAGCGGTTTGGACCCGTACAAAGACGGCTACTCCCAGATTTCCAACTATGTGCAGATCGGCGCTGACGACCTGTGGGCCCAGAGCCCCACGCCGTACGGCCCGATCTTCCTGTGGCTGGAGGAACTCGTTGTCCGGGTCACCGGAGGCCAGCCCGAATACTCCATTCTGCTGTTCCGGCTCATTTCGCTGATCGGTGTGGCCCTCTGCGTCTACTACGTGCCCAAGCTCGCCGAGCTGCACAACATCAATCCCAACCGTGCCCTCTGGCTGACCACGGCAAACCCGCTGTTCCTCACTACCTTCATCGCCAGCATCCACAACGATGCGCTGATGATCGGCCTGGCCCTGGCCGGCCTGTACCTGGCCGCGACCAAGCGCGCCATACCCGGCATCCTGCTCATCACACTGTCGGTGGGCATCAAGCCGATCACGCTGATCCTGCTGCCCTTCGTCGGCCTCATGTGGGCAGGCAAGGGCGCATCCTGGCCGCGGAAGTTCCTCTACTGGTTCATGACGGCCGGCATCTCGCTCGGGCTGCTGTGGATCCTGGGCATCGTCAACGGCCTGGGCTTCGGGTGGGTGGGTGCGCTGAGCACCCCGGGCAGTGTCTGGATCTGGTACGCCCCCGTGGGCTTCCTCGGCATGCTCGTTGCCACTCTGGGCAACGCACTGGGCCTGCCGGGCTGGACCTTCGCGGATATCGTCCACACTGTGGGCAGGGTGGCCTCGCTGCTCATAGTGTTCTGGCAGATGTTCGTGGGGGAGTACAGCAAGCTGGTGCGCCGGCTCGCCCTGGCCTTTGCCGCCATCGTCATGCTCGCGCCGATGATCCAGTCCTGGTACGTGGTGTGGCTGATTCCGCTGTTTGCCGTTACCGGAATCCGCAATGACTGGCAGGTCAAAACGTTGTATCTGCTGGTCTCGTTTTTCATGGTGTACGCGATCAGCGACCAGCTGGATATCTGGCCGTACTTCGACTTCAGCCTCAGCGCCGCCCGGCAGATTGCTGCCGTGATAGCCCTGGGCTTCGCGCTGTACCTGATCTTCCTGGATCCGAAGACCAAGGTCCTGTTCCAGAAGAAACTTACGGAGCCGTCTCCGGGCGAACTTCGGGTGCGCTGA
- the orn gene encoding oligoribonuclease, producing the protein MPITNERIVWIDCEMTGLDIKNDALIEVAVLVTDSELNILGDGVDVVIRPDDAALAQMGDFVRNMHTTSKLLDELPHGMTMPEAEAQVIEYITKWVPEPKKAQLAGNSVGTDKMFLARDMPEVIDYLHYRIIDVSTIKELARRWYPRAYFQAPAKTGNHRALGDIVDSINELRYYREAVFVPAPGPDSATAKKIAESLKS; encoded by the coding sequence GTGCCAATAACTAATGAACGCATTGTTTGGATCGACTGTGAAATGACCGGCCTGGACATCAAGAACGACGCCCTGATTGAGGTGGCGGTCTTGGTGACCGATTCTGAGCTGAACATTCTGGGCGACGGAGTGGACGTGGTCATCCGGCCCGACGACGCCGCGCTGGCCCAAATGGGTGACTTTGTGCGGAACATGCACACCACCTCCAAGCTCCTGGACGAGCTGCCCCACGGAATGACCATGCCTGAGGCGGAGGCCCAGGTCATCGAGTACATCACCAAGTGGGTGCCGGAGCCGAAGAAGGCACAGCTGGCAGGAAACTCCGTGGGAACCGACAAGATGTTCCTGGCCCGGGATATGCCGGAAGTCATTGACTACCTGCACTACCGGATCATCGACGTGTCCACCATCAAGGAACTCGCCCGCCGCTGGTACCCGCGCGCCTATTTCCAGGCCCCGGCAAAAACCGGAAACCACCGTGCGCTGGGAGACATCGTGGACTCCATCAACGAACTTCGGTATTACCGGGAAGCCGTCTTTGTGCCGGCTCCGGGCCCGGATTCGGCCACGGCGAAGAAGATTGCGGAGAGCCTCAAGAGTTAG
- a CDS encoding acyl-CoA dehydrogenase family protein: MERRLFDEDHELFRDLAREFNTREVAPGYAQWDAEHMMPRQLWKAAGEQGLLGLAVPEEFGGAGMPDYRYRAVMDEEFAKANHLAVGLAFHLHDDLVLPHLLAYGSDDLKERWLPDMVSGDKVTSVAWTEPGAGSDLRGIRTKAVRDDDGGWRLNGQKTFIGNGISGDASLVLARTDGGTGRGGKDSFSMFMVEKTEGYKTGGQLDKMGLKASDTAELFFDDVHVPEGNLVGEVGRGLEYAAGQLPQGRLAIAVASSAVARQIYEATVEYTKNRNAFGERIADFQNSRFALADIATEVEVTEAYVDSAILAFNEGRLDAVSAAKAKLWASERVKSITDRCLQLHGGYGYILEYPVAQAFLAARLLTIFGGTSEIMREVIGRQITA; this comes from the coding sequence TTGGAGCGCAGATTGTTCGACGAAGATCATGAGCTTTTCCGTGACCTCGCCCGCGAGTTCAATACCCGTGAGGTAGCTCCCGGCTACGCCCAGTGGGACGCCGAACACATGATGCCCCGGCAGTTGTGGAAGGCCGCCGGAGAGCAGGGACTGCTCGGACTTGCCGTACCGGAAGAATTCGGCGGCGCCGGCATGCCCGATTACCGCTACCGTGCGGTGATGGACGAGGAGTTCGCCAAAGCCAACCACCTCGCCGTCGGCCTGGCCTTCCACCTGCATGACGATCTGGTCCTCCCCCATCTGCTGGCTTACGGCTCCGATGACCTCAAGGAACGCTGGCTGCCGGACATGGTCAGCGGGGACAAGGTCACCTCAGTCGCCTGGACCGAGCCCGGCGCCGGCAGCGACCTGCGCGGCATCCGCACCAAGGCGGTGCGCGACGACGACGGCGGCTGGCGGCTAAACGGCCAGAAGACATTCATCGGCAACGGCATCAGCGGCGACGCTTCCCTGGTCCTGGCCCGCACTGACGGCGGAACCGGCCGCGGCGGCAAAGACTCGTTCAGCATGTTCATGGTGGAGAAGACCGAGGGCTACAAGACCGGCGGCCAGCTGGACAAGATGGGCCTGAAGGCCTCGGACACGGCCGAGCTTTTCTTCGACGACGTCCATGTCCCGGAGGGCAACCTCGTGGGCGAGGTGGGCCGCGGCCTGGAGTACGCGGCCGGGCAGCTTCCCCAGGGCCGGCTGGCCATCGCCGTCGCATCCTCCGCCGTGGCCCGGCAGATCTACGAAGCCACCGTTGAGTACACGAAGAACCGCAATGCCTTCGGGGAACGCATTGCGGACTTCCAGAACAGCCGTTTCGCCTTGGCGGACATCGCCACTGAAGTTGAGGTCACCGAGGCCTACGTGGATTCGGCCATCCTCGCCTTCAATGAAGGCCGACTGGACGCCGTCTCCGCAGCGAAGGCCAAGCTCTGGGCCAGCGAACGGGTGAAGTCCATCACGGACCGCTGCCTGCAGCTGCACGGAGGCTACGGCTACATCCTGGAGTACCCGGTGGCCCAGGCCTTCCTGGCCGCCCGGCTGCTGACCATCTTCGGCGGGACCTCCGAAATCATGCGCGAAGTCATCGGCCGGCAGATCACCGCTTAG
- a CDS encoding peptide deformylase has product MTVRPIVIHGEPVLHRRAAPVEKFDDELRTLVADMYETMDVANGVGLAAPQVGVGLRLFTFAYQNDDDAPDRGVVINPVLITSKVPGSAPDPEEDAEGCLSVPGENFPVNRADWVKISGFDENGTPLQFEATGWFARVLQHEYDHLDGKLYVDKLNDRWSRKARKVIKAQGWNVPGLTWMPGVDPDPFGH; this is encoded by the coding sequence ATGACCGTCCGTCCCATTGTCATCCACGGAGAACCCGTTCTGCACCGCCGAGCCGCTCCGGTGGAAAAGTTCGACGACGAGCTTCGCACCCTGGTGGCGGACATGTACGAGACCATGGATGTGGCCAACGGTGTCGGCCTGGCTGCCCCCCAGGTGGGTGTGGGGCTGCGCCTGTTCACCTTCGCGTATCAGAACGACGACGATGCTCCGGACCGCGGCGTTGTCATCAATCCCGTGCTCATCACCTCCAAGGTTCCCGGCTCCGCACCGGATCCGGAGGAGGACGCGGAGGGCTGCCTGTCCGTTCCGGGCGAGAACTTCCCGGTGAACCGCGCCGACTGGGTCAAAATCTCCGGCTTCGATGAGAACGGAACACCGCTGCAGTTCGAGGCCACCGGCTGGTTTGCCCGGGTCCTGCAGCACGAGTACGACCATTTGGATGGCAAGCTGTACGTGGACAAGCTCAATGACCGATGGAGCCGCAAGGCGCGGAAAGTCATTAAAGCCCAGGGGTGGAACGTTCCCGGCCTCACTTGGATGCCCGGCGTCGATCCGGATCCCTTCGGCCACTAA